Proteins encoded together in one Myxocyprinus asiaticus isolate MX2 ecotype Aquarium Trade chromosome 21, UBuf_Myxa_2, whole genome shotgun sequence window:
- the LOC127412450 gene encoding pleckstrin-2-like, with product MGTESEDNSVVKEGFLVKRGHVVHNWRVRWFVLKLDRLVYYKYESGKRDSCHRGTIPLNNCKITCPYLEYENRPLVLKLQTSTSEEHFLEACTREERDEWATAIGAAVKNLNPNDAQTPSPSQNKSPKSLQLHNVNLSQVVDSMYDVHTGIRLCSHVEQGSSYTNCFSGSAVVDWLVCNKMALTRVEAVTLASTLLDEGSLRPIGIRSADALRSAALGEQFLDDSTALYSISQSFQKRGSVKAEKSLSAVELSGKVVKRGYLFKQGHKVKNWKVRLFVLRAEPGFLHYYDPSKDDITPVGGISLRGCLVSALDDNGIPTGVKGKVQGNLFKIITQTDTHYYIQAPTHKERMDWIQAIRLVT from the exons ATGGGCACAGAGTCAGAAGATAACTCCGTCGTCAAAGAGGGGTTTTTGGTGAAAAGG ggTCACGTGGTTCATAACTGGAGAGTTCGTTGGTTTGTGCTTAAACTTGACAGACTTGTGTATTATAAATATGAGAGTGGCAAACGGGATTCTTGCCATCGAGGGACGATACCGCTAAACAACTGCAAAATCACCTGTCCTTACCTGGAGTACGAGAACAGGCCG CTGGTGCTGAAGTTGCAGACCAGCACTTCAGAGGAGCACTTCCTTGAGGCTTGCACGAGGGAAGAGCGTGATGAATGGGCTACAGCAATTGGTGCAGCAGTAAAGAATCTCAACCCAAATGATGCACAGACCCCGTCCCCatctcaaaataaaagtcccaaatCTCTCCAGCTTCACAATGTCAACCTCAG TCAGGTGGTGGACTCCATGTATGATGTGCACACTGGTATTCGGCTGTGCAGTCATGTTGAGCAGGGCAGCTCTTACACCAACTGTTTCTCAG gcTCAGCAGTGGTGGATTGGCTGGTTTGTAATAAGATGGCTCTGACCCGTGTGGAGGCGGTAACATTAGCCTCCACGCTCCTTGACGAGGGCTCCTTGCGGCCCATCGGGATAAGGAGTGCAGATGCTCTCCGCAGTGCAGCTCTAGGAGAGCAGTTCCTTGATGACTCCACTGCACTCTACAGCATT TCTCAGAGCTTCCAGAAGCGAGGTAGTGTGAAAGCAGAGAAGTCTCTGTCTGCGGTGGAGCTCAGTGGCAAGGTGGTGAAGAGGGGATACCTGTTCAAACAG GGGCACAAGGTGAAGAACTGGAAGGTGAGATTGTTTGTGCTGAGGGCGGAGCCTGGCTTTTTGCACTACTACGACCCCAGCAAG GATGACATCACTCCAGTTGGCGGGATATCTCTGCGTGGCTGTCTGGTGTCTGCCCTGGATGATAACGGCATTCCAACAG GTGTTAAAGGTAAAGTGCAGGGGAACCTCTTTAAAATTATCACTCAGACGGATACCCACTATTACATCCAGGCCCCAACACATAAGGAGAGGATGGACTGGATCCAAGCTATTAGACTAGTGACTTGA